The Clavelina lepadiformis chromosome 3, kaClaLepa1.1, whole genome shotgun sequence region CTCCACTTTTAAAATTACGCAGGGAGAGACATCGGCCACTTAAAGGTGTACATCGCGCGGAATCGGTTCATGTTGGGGGGGAACCTCAAACTAGTCTGGTACCTGAGGCGCAATCAGCGCTCTGGGTGGCGCAATGCGAAGGTGAGGCGTCGCCATTAGAATCTTATTCCTTTCAAACAATAATCTTTGTTCGTTCATCTTAAGATACCGCTTCCGGCCGGGCAGAAGGGAGTTCCCCTGTTCGAAGCTCTTGATTGGAAGAGAGGACGCAAAGGAAACATTTtaattgatgacgtcacaatcagcAATATAACCGACGACTGTGAGGGTAAGTTGAATGACCTTTGCCCTCAACCGCTTCAAATAATCTTCGAACTTCTGTCTCAGTCGTACAACCGCCGCTAGCCGCCCCCTACCAACCACCACCCAGAACTATTGTGACGTCGGCAATACAAACAACAACGGCACTTATGACGTCAAGGACAGCAAATTATTCTATAAACTACCTAGAAGAACAAGCGACGTCACCATTGTCGTCTACAGTAACGACGTCGCCAAAGATTTCAAGGCCAATGTCAAGTGGAACTTCCAAACCACCCAGTACAGTTGTGTATACGTCATCCAGCTTTTCAAGTTCAACCTTTCCGGAAGTGTCAAAGTTTGCAAACAATTACACCACAGTGACGTCTTTTAACAAAACGAGCACAAGAGAGAAGcaagcaaaaagttcaaaggTCGTTGTCGTAGCAATCGTTGTGAGCGTACTTGGAATTCTGCTGATCTTGGTTGCCCTTGCATTTATCGCCCACCTACGGCGAAAGAAGAAGCGAAGTCACGTGTACGCTGACGATTGTTCGGTAGTTATGACGCGGATGTACCCAGAAATAACCTCTGA contains the following coding sequences:
- the LOC143449279 gene encoding MAM and LDL-receptor class A domain-containing protein 1-like — translated: MIFGLLWKLFVTSQLTVVYLQARALSPAFTNDCDFNRNTCGWQNTQRSNHDDFDWRRGTGSAGKQSGSGARDDHGGGGGYMYIKSSNRNRIAKLVGRPLTSKNATCFQFWYYMKGRDIGHLKVYIARNRFMLGGNLKLVWYLRRNQRSGWRNAKIPLPAGQKGVPLFEALDWKRGRKGNILIDDVTISNITDDCEVVQPPLAAPYQPPPRTIVTSAIQTTTALMTSRTANYSINYLEEQATSPLSSTVTTSPKISRPMSSGTSKPPSTVVYTSSSFSSSTFPEVSKFANNYTTVTSFNKTSTREKQAKSSKVVVVAIVVSVLGILLILVALAFIAHLRRKKKRSHVYADDCSVVMTRMYPEITSDPSLEYRKLN